From Pan paniscus chromosome 6, NHGRI_mPanPan1-v2.0_pri, whole genome shotgun sequence, one genomic window encodes:
- the PTTG1IP2 gene encoding PTTG1IP family member 2 isoform X1, producing the protein MCWLRAWGQILLPVFLSLFLIQLLISFSENGFIHSPRNNQKPRDGNEEECSVKKSCQLCTEDKKCVWCSEEKACKKYCFPYFGCRFSSIYWLNCKVDMFGIMMLLLIAILITGFVWYCCAYHFYLQDLNRNRVYFNGRRETVPIHDRSATGKCFRLFDGMSQTPSVTACSLVPNIKN; encoded by the exons ATGTGCTGGCTGCGGGCGTGGGGCCAGATTCTCCTGCCAgttttcctctccctctttctcatccaattgcttatcagcttctcAGAGAATGGTTTTATCCACAGCCCCAGGAACAATCAGAAACCAAGAGATGGGAATGAAGAGG aatgttctgtaaagaAGAGTTGTCAATTGTGCACAGAAGATAAGAAA TGTGTTTGGTGTAGTGAAGAAAAAGCATGCAAAAAATACTGTTTTCCCTATTTCGGTTGTCGATTCAGTTCTATATATTGGTTAAACTGTAAAG tTGACATGTTTGGAATCATGATGCTTCTACTCATTGCAATATTAATTACAGGATTCGTTTGGTACTGCTGCGCCTATCACTTTTACCTGCAGGA TTTGAACAGAAATCGTGTCTATTTTAATGGAAGACGAGAAACAGTTCCTATTCACGACCGCAGTGCTACTGGCAAGTGTTTTCGTTTATTTGATGGAATGTCCCAGACTCCTTCAGTAACAGCTTGTTCCCTTGTTCCAAACATCAAAAATTAA
- the PTTG1IP2 gene encoding PTTG1IP family member 2 isoform X2, whose amino-acid sequence MCWLRAWGQILLPVFLSLFLIQLLISFSENGFIHSPRNNQKPRDGNEEECSVKKSCQLCTEDKKCVWCSEEKACKKYCFPYFGCRFSSIYWLNCKVDMFGIMMLLLIAILITGFVWYCCAYHFYLQDLNRNRVYFNGRRETVPIHDRSATVYDE is encoded by the exons ATGTGCTGGCTGCGGGCGTGGGGCCAGATTCTCCTGCCAgttttcctctccctctttctcatccaattgcttatcagcttctcAGAGAATGGTTTTATCCACAGCCCCAGGAACAATCAGAAACCAAGAGATGGGAATGAAGAGG aatgttctgtaaagaAGAGTTGTCAATTGTGCACAGAAGATAAGAAA TGTGTTTGGTGTAGTGAAGAAAAAGCATGCAAAAAATACTGTTTTCCCTATTTCGGTTGTCGATTCAGTTCTATATATTGGTTAAACTGTAAAG tTGACATGTTTGGAATCATGATGCTTCTACTCATTGCAATATTAATTACAGGATTCGTTTGGTACTGCTGCGCCTATCACTTTTACCTGCAGGA TTTGAACAGAAATCGTGTCTATTTTAATGGAAGACGAGAAACAGTTCCTATTCACGACCGCAGTGCTACTG TATATGATGAATAG